The following coding sequences are from one Campylobacter sp. RM16187 window:
- a CDS encoding RDD family protein codes for MSQNIIDKLERENITLAPFKKRALAYAIDELLLSMLFLIIYWDMFEGVKSYEETVMMTSNLLVQILALKVVYQAFFTWYYGASIGKIVMKIICVDTDFLDRPNFKISIIRALMRVVSENVFFLGCIWALSNPLLQTWHDKFAKTVVIDVY; via the coding sequence ATGAGCCAAAATATCATAGATAAACTAGAACGCGAGAATATAACCTTAGCACCATTTAAAAAGCGCGCGCTTGCTTACGCCATAGATGAGCTTTTGCTCTCTATGCTATTTTTGATAATTTACTGGGATATGTTTGAGGGTGTAAAAAGCTATGAAGAGACTGTGATGATGACCTCAAATTTGTTGGTTCAAATTCTAGCTCTTAAGGTCGTATATCAAGCGTTTTTTACTTGGTATTACGGTGCTAGTATAGGCAAGATAGTGATGAAAATCATCTGTGTAGATACCGATTTTCTTGATAGGCCAAATTTTAAAATTTCTATCATTAGGGCGCTAATGAGAGTTGTGAGTGAAAATGTATTTTTCCTAGGATGTATCTGGGCGCTTTCTAATCCGCTTCTTCAAACTTGGCATGACAAATTTGCAAAAACAGTGGTGATTGATGTTTATTAG
- the purD gene encoding phosphoribosylamine--glycine ligase yields MNILIIGNGGREYAIGLKLKSEKNVSNLYFAPGNGATSKLGKNLKFKDYHELAKFAKENNITLTIVGPEAPLSEGVVDIFKEHGLLIFGPSKSAARLEGSKVFMKDFLARNGIKTAKYLNTDDFDRASKFIDSLNVPIVVKADGLCAGKGVIIAKTKEEAKSSAKEMLSGESFGDAGKCVVVEEFLDGFELSFFAICDGENFVSLPVAQDHKRLLDNDEGPNTGGMGAYAPSPLATTKLIKQVEEEVVKPTLKGMKSEGYPFCGVLFVGLMVVNDEPYVLEFNVRFGDPECEVLMPLIDGNLSEILLNAAKGELKEVKLKNEFAVGVVIANKNYPYSSTPKAKIEVLKVPQNSHIAYAGVSEENGEIYADGGRVLVCVGVAKSIKEARDRAYELCKNVKFEGSQYRKDIAWQMLGKDKK; encoded by the coding sequence ATGAATATCCTTATAATCGGAAATGGCGGACGAGAGTATGCAATAGGTCTTAAGCTAAAAAGCGAAAAAAACGTATCAAATTTATACTTTGCACCCGGAAACGGCGCTACTTCAAAACTCGGAAAAAACTTAAAATTTAAAGATTATCACGAACTGGCAAAATTTGCTAAAGAAAATAATATTACTTTAACTATTGTAGGCCCGGAAGCTCCGCTTAGTGAAGGAGTGGTGGATATTTTTAAAGAGCATGGACTTTTGATATTTGGACCTAGCAAAAGTGCCGCTAGACTTGAAGGCTCAAAGGTCTTTATGAAGGACTTTTTAGCAAGAAACGGTATAAAAACCGCAAAATATCTAAATACCGATGATTTTGATAGGGCTAGTAAATTTATAGACTCTTTAAATGTTCCTATCGTAGTAAAAGCCGATGGACTATGCGCAGGAAAGGGTGTAATAATCGCCAAAACAAAAGAAGAAGCAAAGTCTAGCGCAAAAGAAATGCTTAGTGGAGAGAGTTTTGGAGATGCCGGCAAATGCGTAGTAGTAGAGGAATTTTTAGACGGATTTGAATTAAGTTTCTTTGCGATCTGTGATGGAGAAAATTTTGTAAGCTTGCCTGTGGCTCAAGATCACAAAAGACTACTTGATAACGATGAGGGGCCAAATACAGGCGGAATGGGGGCATATGCTCCAAGCCCACTAGCTACAACTAAACTCATAAAACAAGTAGAAGAAGAGGTTGTAAAGCCTACTTTAAAAGGTATGAAATCGGAGGGTTATCCTTTTTGCGGAGTGCTTTTTGTAGGGCTTATGGTGGTAAATGATGAGCCTTACGTGCTAGAATTTAACGTGCGCTTTGGAGACCCAGAGTGTGAAGTATTGATGCCATTGATAGATGGAAATTTAAGTGAAATTTTACTAAATGCCGCAAAGGGTGAGCTAAAAGAGGTAAAGCTAAAGAATGAATTTGCGGTCGGAGTTGTAATAGCTAACAAAAATTATCCATATTCAAGCACACCGAAAGCTAAGATAGAGGTTTTAAAAGTGCCTCAAAACTCTCATATCGCATACGCTGGAGTTAGCGAAGAAAATGGCGAAATTTATGCAGATGGAGGCAGAGTGCTAGTATGCGTAGGGGTCGCTAAAAGTATAAAAGAGGCCAGAGATAGAGCTTATGAGCTTTGTAAAAATGTCAAATTTGAAGGTTCTCAATACCGCAAAGATATAGCTTGGCAGATGCTTGGCAAAGATAAAAAATGA